One stretch of Cohnella algarum DNA includes these proteins:
- a CDS encoding AraC family transcriptional regulator produces MTVHRPIHVTPGSLFFAPELPIHANRATESFQLQEHTHDFIEICIVAEGEGEHYIDGTHFKVARGDLFYIPVGVSHVFRPRSAASDKRLFVYNCVFASSVMEDVFRLFPLERGMRTFFGELEEKKRWIALRDAAGEAERTLQRLFVESKQRAEGYSARLYAGLIELLVFVYRRSRSGASSAASREEGGIRELLGRIDRDCARTFRAGDIAAELGVSVRQLQRLVKSASGMSLGAYVQEARIKESCRLLGETADKIGAIAAAVGYQDLKFFNRLFKQRTGMTPREYRRRSGKTAAHGDRGE; encoded by the coding sequence ATGACCGTTCATCGCCCGATCCACGTCACGCCCGGGTCGCTGTTTTTCGCGCCCGAGCTTCCCATACACGCCAACCGCGCGACCGAATCGTTTCAGCTTCAGGAGCATACCCACGACTTTATCGAAATTTGCATCGTCGCGGAAGGAGAAGGCGAGCACTATATCGACGGCACCCATTTCAAGGTGGCGAGGGGCGACCTTTTCTATATTCCGGTCGGGGTTTCCCACGTGTTTCGCCCGCGGTCCGCTGCGTCCGACAAACGTCTTTTCGTTTACAATTGCGTATTCGCGAGCTCCGTTATGGAAGACGTCTTTCGCCTGTTTCCGCTCGAGCGCGGCATGCGGACTTTTTTCGGGGAGTTGGAGGAGAAAAAGCGGTGGATCGCGCTTCGCGACGCGGCCGGGGAAGCCGAACGAACGCTGCAGCGGCTTTTCGTGGAATCGAAGCAGCGGGCGGAAGGCTACTCCGCCCGCCTGTACGCGGGGCTGATCGAGCTGCTCGTGTTCGTTTACCGGCGCAGCCGTTCGGGCGCCTCGAGCGCCGCCTCCCGCGAGGAGGGCGGGATTCGCGAGCTGCTCGGCCGCATCGACCGCGACTGCGCCCGGACGTTCCGGGCCGGGGACATCGCGGCCGAGCTGGGCGTCAGCGTCCGGCAGCTGCAAAGGCTCGTCAAGTCGGCGTCCGGCATGTCGCTCGGCGCGTATGTTCAGGAGGCGCGAATCAAGGAAAGCTGCCGGCTGCTGGGCGAAACCGCGGACAAAATCGGCGCGATCGCGGCGGCCGTCGGCTATCAGGATTTGAAGTTCTTCAACCGGTTGTTCAAGCAAAGGACGGGAATGACCCCGCGGGAATACCGGAGGAGATCGGGCAAGACGGCGGCGCACGGCGACAGAGGGGAATGA
- a CDS encoding alpha-L-rhamnosidase N-terminal domain-containing protein, translating into MKREERKWQAEWIWGGEEECPRNEWRCFRRSFELPDAAASAAEIAITADARYVLFVNGTQCGRGPVRSWPAEQSYNTHPVGHLLRKGTNTIAVLVMSYGLSTFQYILGKGGLLAQLDVSFADGRRAVIGTDASWETAAHAGYDRRTPRMSCQLGFSESVDARLWDGDWTVGEKDSARWERARAIGKPGCEPWPKLVPSDIPPLTEEPLWPIRVESLKRVQPVAWTTCLDIRNAMLPDSVLHANHVSFVGYVAFVVRASEAADATFGFLSGFNAFKGIGVNGRRFKASEMEGQRPERYARVRLREGDNFVWIETAGTDHGTGLHFGIDCEAPFELVSPLADEGTESPFALIGPFAAKTTIDHLEQPSPLDDYAGFGGEKELDAGAFERFETYERFREAASAADLQGFAEWVRPFPPELVASDSVFGKSIWKRSETSHPVAMELQAACMAGRVPAIVPIYPDGDTEFVLDFGKEWSGYIRRGKDFAEASKALAKAINEHLWSEEQQAYIDCIHADGRRSGIFSLQTQVIVYLNGVAEGDRKERLAGYLAQPPEQFVQIGSPFMAFFYYEALAALGRYDIMLDDMRKQFGQMIEYEATTCWEMYPDFPENRPNPNMLTRSHCHAWSAAPGYFLGACVLGVRKEADGWSRVRVSPQPGDLKWARGAVPLPAGGRIDVSWRMRDEGGGRVFELDVRAPEGVEVELSAPDGCESRMRLLRG; encoded by the coding sequence ATGAAACGGGAAGAACGAAAGTGGCAGGCGGAATGGATTTGGGGCGGGGAAGAGGAATGCCCGCGCAACGAATGGCGCTGCTTCAGGCGCTCGTTCGAGCTGCCCGATGCCGCGGCGAGCGCCGCCGAAATCGCCATCACGGCGGACGCGCGTTACGTGCTGTTCGTCAACGGGACGCAGTGCGGAAGAGGGCCGGTCCGTTCGTGGCCGGCGGAACAGAGCTACAATACCCATCCGGTCGGGCACCTGCTTCGGAAGGGAACAAATACGATCGCCGTTCTCGTCATGAGCTACGGCTTGTCGACGTTTCAATATATTTTGGGAAAAGGAGGGCTGCTTGCGCAGCTTGACGTTTCGTTCGCAGACGGCCGCCGCGCCGTCATCGGCACGGACGCTTCCTGGGAGACGGCGGCGCATGCCGGCTACGACCGGCGAACGCCGCGCATGTCGTGCCAGCTCGGCTTTTCCGAGAGCGTCGACGCGCGCCTGTGGGACGGCGATTGGACGGTCGGAGAGAAGGATTCCGCGCGGTGGGAACGCGCGAGAGCGATCGGCAAGCCCGGCTGCGAGCCGTGGCCGAAACTCGTGCCCAGCGATATTCCCCCGCTGACCGAGGAGCCGCTATGGCCGATTCGGGTCGAATCGCTCAAGCGCGTGCAGCCGGTCGCCTGGACCACCTGCCTGGACATCCGGAACGCCATGCTTCCGGACAGCGTCCTGCACGCGAACCACGTCTCGTTCGTCGGCTACGTCGCCTTCGTCGTCCGCGCGAGCGAAGCGGCGGATGCGACGTTCGGCTTCTTGAGCGGGTTCAACGCGTTCAAGGGCATCGGCGTGAACGGACGGCGCTTCAAGGCAAGCGAGATGGAGGGGCAGCGCCCCGAGCGCTATGCGCGCGTCCGCCTGCGCGAAGGGGATAACTTCGTGTGGATCGAGACCGCGGGGACGGACCACGGGACGGGGCTGCATTTCGGCATCGATTGCGAGGCTCCGTTCGAGCTGGTGTCGCCGCTTGCGGACGAAGGGACGGAGTCGCCCTTCGCGCTGATCGGCCCGTTCGCGGCGAAAACGACGATCGACCACCTGGAGCAGCCTTCGCCGCTGGACGATTACGCGGGCTTCGGCGGGGAGAAGGAGCTCGACGCCGGGGCGTTCGAGCGTTTCGAAACGTACGAACGGTTTCGCGAAGCCGCTTCGGCCGCCGATTTGCAAGGCTTTGCGGAATGGGTCCGCCCGTTCCCTCCCGAACTCGTCGCCAGCGATTCGGTGTTCGGGAAAAGCATCTGGAAGCGAAGCGAGACAAGCCATCCCGTTGCGATGGAGCTGCAGGCCGCCTGCATGGCCGGGCGAGTGCCTGCGATCGTGCCCATATACCCGGACGGAGATACCGAGTTCGTTCTCGATTTCGGCAAGGAGTGGTCCGGGTATATCCGACGGGGGAAGGACTTCGCGGAAGCGTCCAAGGCGCTGGCTAAGGCGATCAACGAGCATTTGTGGAGCGAAGAGCAGCAGGCGTATATCGATTGCATCCATGCGGACGGGCGGCGCTCCGGGATTTTCAGCCTTCAGACGCAGGTCATCGTTTATTTGAACGGCGTCGCCGAAGGCGACCGCAAAGAACGGCTGGCCGGATATTTGGCGCAGCCTCCGGAACAGTTCGTGCAAATCGGCAGCCCGTTCATGGCCTTCTTCTACTACGAGGCGCTGGCCGCTCTCGGCCGCTACGACATTATGCTCGACGACATGCGCAAGCAGTTCGGCCAAATGATCGAATACGAGGCGACGACGTGCTGGGAGATGTATCCGGACTTCCCCGAAAACCGCCCGAACCCGAACATGCTGACCCGCAGTCATTGCCATGCCTGGTCGGCGGCGCCGGGTTACTTCCTGGGCGCTTGCGTGCTCGGGGTCCGCAAGGAAGCCGACGGCTGGAGCCGCGTTCGCGTCTCGCCCCAGCCGGGCGACTTGAAATGGGCGCGCGGGGCGGTGCCGCTGCCGGCCGGCGGGCGCATCGACGTGTCCTGGCGCATGAGGGACGAAGGGGGAGGACGCGTGTTCGAGCTTGACGTGCGCGCGCCGGAAGGAGTCGAGGTGGAGCTCTCGGCCCCTGACGGCTGCGAATCCCGGATGCGGCTGTTAAGGGGGTAA